A region from the Paludisphaera rhizosphaerae genome encodes:
- a CDS encoding outer membrane beta-barrel protein: MIIRFPRNVRGWACGLAAFVILQPVGALAQEEAGVVPADAAKTSRVRRFFDPSSWGRNNAPTAGRYLRAQDAPVSASAEGVRPSPSDPYLQRVMQESTPPIGVPSVPSPAPPVGDPFGAGTSPGTPDLAVPAADRNIGGGAPTEETAAVDAAEDEADKADEPKHLQDLLGFEESPIKIYGWLQNSYTGNTNGRGTLGENFGVNPNHKANWWMGNQYYIVVEKVVEQDDTINFGFRMDNMFGHDWQFNYEQGFLNGSFPLNHMGYDIPQLYGEVHLPFLTEGGIDVKAGKWYTIAGYEQVPAIARPLLSVPYMFNYGQPFTHVGALTTWHVTDKFNLYNGAINGWDRFVNERYAWGYIGGFSWTSQDDKTTLAFTAVWGPNQYPSFLPNGQQIYPTGYVNIPTLTGLRNPGYWRNDRTLFTTVGTHKWSDKLTQVMETDQGWERAIPGLGSGGANGAPRDGTWFSFGNWFLYEFHQKLTGVWRSEVFWDPQGARTQQIVDGQYVGDRFYEMTLGMIYKPVPNLWIRPEARYDWSQYHAAFTDGTRKSQLTLAVDAIILW, translated from the coding sequence ATGATAATACGTTTTCCGCGAAACGTTCGGGGCTGGGCGTGCGGCCTGGCTGCTTTCGTCATACTTCAGCCGGTCGGGGCCCTGGCGCAGGAAGAAGCAGGGGTTGTTCCTGCGGATGCCGCCAAGACCAGCCGGGTGCGTCGATTCTTCGACCCATCCTCGTGGGGACGGAATAACGCCCCGACCGCCGGCCGCTATCTTAGGGCCCAGGACGCGCCGGTCTCCGCCTCGGCTGAGGGCGTACGTCCCAGTCCGAGCGATCCCTATCTCCAGCGCGTGATGCAGGAATCGACGCCTCCGATCGGCGTCCCGAGTGTTCCCTCTCCTGCGCCTCCGGTCGGCGATCCGTTTGGGGCGGGCACCTCGCCCGGGACGCCGGATCTCGCGGTTCCGGCTGCCGACCGTAACATCGGCGGCGGAGCACCGACCGAAGAGACCGCCGCCGTCGACGCCGCCGAGGATGAGGCCGACAAGGCCGATGAGCCGAAGCACCTGCAGGACTTGCTGGGCTTCGAGGAATCGCCCATCAAGATCTACGGCTGGCTCCAGAACAGCTACACCGGCAACACGAACGGCCGGGGGACGCTGGGCGAGAACTTTGGCGTGAATCCCAACCACAAGGCCAACTGGTGGATGGGAAACCAATATTACATCGTGGTCGAAAAGGTCGTGGAGCAGGATGACACGATCAACTTCGGCTTCCGCATGGACAACATGTTCGGCCACGACTGGCAGTTCAACTACGAGCAAGGTTTCCTGAACGGCTCGTTCCCGTTGAACCACATGGGGTACGACATTCCCCAGCTCTATGGCGAGGTTCACCTCCCGTTCCTGACCGAGGGGGGCATCGACGTCAAGGCCGGCAAGTGGTACACGATCGCCGGTTACGAACAGGTGCCCGCGATCGCCCGCCCGCTGCTCTCTGTGCCTTACATGTTCAACTACGGCCAACCGTTCACCCATGTCGGCGCCCTGACCACCTGGCACGTCACCGACAAGTTCAATCTCTATAACGGCGCCATCAACGGTTGGGACCGGTTCGTCAACGAGCGTTATGCGTGGGGCTACATTGGCGGCTTCTCCTGGACGAGCCAGGACGACAAGACGACCTTGGCCTTTACTGCCGTCTGGGGGCCCAACCAGTACCCATCTTTCCTGCCCAACGGTCAGCAGATCTACCCCACTGGGTATGTCAACATCCCGACCCTCACCGGACTACGCAATCCGGGCTACTGGCGGAACGACCGAACCCTGTTCACGACCGTCGGCACGCACAAGTGGTCTGACAAGCTCACCCAGGTCATGGAAACCGACCAGGGCTGGGAGCGGGCCATCCCCGGTCTTGGCTCCGGCGGCGCCAACGGGGCGCCTCGCGACGGCACCTGGTTCAGCTTCGGCAACTGGTTCCTGTACGAGTTCCATCAGAAGCTGACCGGCGTGTGGCGGTCGGAAGTCTTCTGGGATCCCCAGGGCGCTCGCACGCAGCAGATCGTCGACGGCCAGTACGTCGGCGACCGCTTCTATGAGATGACCCTCGGCATGATCTACAAGCCGGTCCCGAACCTCTGGATCCGGCCCGAGGCCCGCTACGACTGGTCTCAGTATCACGCAGCCTTTACGGACGGGACCCGCAAGAGCCAGCTGACCCTGGCCGTCGACGCCATCATCCTGTGGTGA
- a CDS encoding ammonium transporter, producing the protein MKRAVAPFALLVALAALALVPFDTGVDLPAGDEVNAGNVAWMLTASALVLLMTPGLSFFYGGMVCSKNVVSTMLQSVIALGVISLLWVFVGFSLAFGNDLGGFGIIGDPRTFFMFDHNVASSVTLGEGADVMKMGIPLLLFSMFQLKFAIITPALITGSFAERVRFSAYLLFIVLFSLVIYSPLAHMTWHPQGLFFKWGVKDFAGGTVVHMSAGFAALAGAMILGRRHSHRNNIPHEPANIPYVMLGTGMLWFGWFGFNAGSALAADGIATLAFATTNTASAMAMLGWMFFDWARGKKPSAMGACIGAVVGLVAITPAAGFVSVRHSLVIGLVAGIVSNLAVSMKTRSTLDDTLDVFPCHGVGGIVGMILTGVFAKDVGLWFGQTQTFMYHMIALVIVAVFAFVGSLILYKITDLIIPLRVPDDQEHEGLDTSQHGEAAWRLNGLLSGHGHGAVSVDEVLVTTTD; encoded by the coding sequence ATGAAACGTGCAGTGGCACCGTTTGCGTTACTCGTAGCCCTCGCGGCTCTTGCCCTGGTGCCGTTCGACACTGGCGTTGATCTGCCGGCCGGTGACGAGGTGAACGCCGGCAATGTCGCCTGGATGCTGACCGCCTCGGCTCTCGTCCTCCTCATGACGCCGGGTCTCTCGTTCTTCTACGGTGGAATGGTCTGTAGCAAGAACGTCGTGTCGACGATGCTCCAGAGCGTGATCGCTCTGGGCGTAATCAGCCTGCTGTGGGTGTTCGTCGGCTTCAGCCTGGCCTTCGGCAACGACCTTGGCGGGTTCGGGATCATCGGCGATCCGCGGACGTTCTTCATGTTCGACCACAACGTCGCCAGCTCGGTCACGCTGGGCGAGGGGGCGGACGTGATGAAGATGGGGATCCCGCTCCTCCTCTTCTCGATGTTCCAGTTGAAGTTCGCGATCATCACGCCCGCGCTCATCACCGGCTCGTTCGCTGAGCGGGTGCGGTTCTCGGCCTACCTGCTGTTCATCGTGCTTTTCAGCCTGGTGATCTACTCGCCGCTGGCCCACATGACCTGGCACCCCCAGGGCCTCTTCTTCAAGTGGGGCGTCAAGGACTTCGCCGGCGGCACGGTCGTCCACATGTCGGCGGGCTTCGCGGCCCTGGCCGGAGCGATGATCCTCGGTCGTCGTCACAGCCACCGGAACAACATCCCGCATGAGCCGGCCAACATCCCCTACGTGATGCTCGGCACCGGCATGCTGTGGTTCGGCTGGTTCGGCTTCAACGCGGGCTCGGCGCTCGCCGCCGACGGCATCGCCACCCTCGCCTTCGCGACGACCAACACGGCCTCGGCCATGGCGATGCTGGGCTGGATGTTCTTTGATTGGGCCCGCGGCAAGAAGCCCTCGGCGATGGGGGCGTGCATCGGCGCCGTCGTCGGCCTGGTCGCCATCACGCCGGCCGCCGGCTTCGTCTCGGTTCGTCACAGCCTGGTGATCGGTCTGGTCGCCGGCATCGTCTCGAACCTGGCCGTCTCCATGAAGACCCGCTCGACGCTCGACGACACCCTAGACGTCTTCCCCTGCCACGGCGTCGGCGGCATCGTGGGCATGATCCTGACGGGCGTCTTCGCCAAGGACGTCGGACTGTGGTTCGGTCAGACCCAGACGTTCATGTACCACATGATCGCCCTGGTGATCGTGGCCGTCTTCGCCTTCGTCGGTTCGTTGATCCTCTACAAGATCACCGACCTGATCATCCCGCTCCGCGTTCCCGACGACCAGGAGCACGAAGGTCTGGACACCAGCCAGCACGGCGAAGCCGCCTGGCGGCTCAACGGCCTGCTCAGCGGCCACGGCCACGGGGCCGTGTCGGTCGACGAGGTCCTCGTCACCACCACCGACTGA
- a CDS encoding Imm50 family immunity protein: MDAHSQIVNASAVTEVYGRWPSFHDAEVHWMRLERVGATADDPGPTLEALVHAFEMTTEVGPDGRYVLRNHILVHFRFQEVVDLELSDWGIQNVLFGLAIRDIADRQLERSRFEVEFTSSFGVCALFLCRRVEVMSATPCSAEGVRRSGDWEKQRGPDQLGVGWGPFENNDQSLAVVIT, from the coding sequence ATGGACGCCCACTCGCAAATCGTCAACGCCTCAGCCGTCACCGAGGTATACGGACGCTGGCCCAGCTTTCACGACGCCGAGGTGCATTGGATGAGGCTGGAGCGGGTGGGAGCGACTGCGGACGATCCAGGTCCGACTCTTGAAGCCCTGGTCCACGCCTTCGAGATGACTACGGAGGTTGGGCCGGACGGTCGTTACGTGCTCCGCAACCACATCCTCGTGCATTTCCGTTTCCAGGAGGTCGTGGATCTGGAACTGTCCGACTGGGGCATCCAGAACGTCCTATTCGGCCTCGCGATCAGGGACATCGCCGACCGTCAGCTGGAACGATCTCGGTTTGAGGTCGAGTTCACAAGTTCCTTTGGCGTTTGTGCACTGTTCCTGTGCCGACGCGTCGAGGTGATGTCGGCCACTCCTTGTTCCGCGGAGGGCGTTCGACGGAGCGGCGACTGGGAAAAACAAAGGGGCCCCGACCAGCTTGGAGTTGGTTGGGGCCCCTTTGAAAACAACGATCAATCGCTAGCCGTCGTGATCACTTGA
- a CDS encoding glutamine synthetase III family protein, whose amino-acid sequence MSHDSAREAAVEAITSWTNLGRRAPKSVTPVTQLFGMNVFSDDVMRARLPENVYRTLRNTVKKGAPLDPSVADVVATAMKEWAMERGATHYTHWFQPMTGLTAEKHDSFLAPTEAGTAIAEFSGKELVRGEPDASSFPSGGIRSTFEARGYTAWDPTSPAFILDNPNGTTLCIPTAFCSWTGEALDKKTPLLRSVEALSTQAVRVLKLFGSTANRVGTTAGPEQEYFLIDKNFYYARPDLINAGRTVFGAKPPKGQEMEDHYFGSIPERVLACMLETENELYKLGVPVKTRHNEVSPAQYEIAPIFESANVATDHNMLVMETLKRVADRYGLQALLHEKPFAGVNGSGKHVNWSMSDDQGNNLLSPGATPYANAQFLVFLGGVIRAVSKHGDLLRVAVAHAGNDHRLGANEAPPAIISIFLGDMLEDIVDQIEKGGAKTAKAGGELKVGVSVLPVLPRDPGDRNRTSPFAFTGNKFEFRAAGSAQSIAGPIVVLNTIVAESLDYLATELEQAVASGKDLNTEIQTLLQKVIKESRHIIFNGDNYSDAWHAEAEKRGLPNRRSTVDSLPDFVSKKSVELFGKYSVFSERELHSRFEIFLENYRKTITIESQLTLQIAERMILPAALRYQGEIADSIAKLKAAGVSVPKNQTALLDELVKTIDELQGASDKLSGIMEDHVEGDTLAHAKHSREIVIPAMNAVRAAGDKLETMVSSDLWPLPTYQEMLFIK is encoded by the coding sequence ATGTCTCACGACAGCGCACGTGAAGCCGCGGTAGAAGCGATCACATCCTGGACCAACCTGGGCCGCCGGGCCCCCAAGTCCGTTACGCCGGTCACCCAACTCTTCGGGATGAACGTTTTCTCCGACGACGTCATGCGGGCCCGCCTGCCTGAAAACGTCTACCGGACGCTCCGGAACACCGTGAAGAAGGGCGCTCCGCTCGATCCGTCGGTCGCCGACGTCGTGGCCACGGCGATGAAGGAATGGGCCATGGAGCGTGGGGCCACCCACTACACCCACTGGTTCCAGCCGATGACAGGCCTCACGGCCGAGAAGCACGACTCGTTCCTGGCCCCGACCGAGGCCGGCACCGCCATCGCCGAGTTCAGCGGCAAGGAACTCGTTCGCGGCGAACCTGACGCCTCCAGCTTCCCCTCGGGCGGCATCCGGTCCACCTTCGAAGCCCGCGGCTACACCGCGTGGGACCCCACCAGCCCGGCCTTCATCCTCGACAACCCCAACGGCACCACGCTCTGCATTCCGACCGCCTTCTGTTCGTGGACCGGCGAGGCCCTCGACAAGAAGACCCCCCTGCTCCGCTCGGTCGAGGCTCTCTCGACCCAGGCCGTTCGGGTTCTCAAGCTTTTCGGCTCGACGGCGAACCGCGTTGGGACGACGGCCGGCCCCGAACAGGAATACTTCCTGATCGATAAGAACTTCTACTACGCCCGTCCCGACCTCATCAACGCCGGCCGCACCGTCTTCGGCGCCAAGCCGCCGAAGGGTCAGGAGATGGAGGACCACTACTTCGGGTCGATCCCGGAGCGGGTCCTGGCTTGCATGCTGGAGACCGAGAACGAGCTGTACAAGCTCGGCGTCCCGGTCAAGACCCGCCACAACGAGGTCTCGCCGGCCCAGTACGAGATCGCGCCGATCTTCGAGAGCGCCAACGTCGCCACCGACCACAACATGCTGGTCATGGAGACGCTCAAGCGAGTCGCCGATCGCTACGGCCTCCAGGCCCTGCTGCATGAGAAGCCGTTCGCCGGCGTCAACGGCTCGGGCAAGCACGTCAACTGGTCCATGTCGGACGACCAGGGGAACAACCTGCTGAGCCCCGGCGCCACGCCTTACGCAAACGCCCAGTTCCTGGTCTTCCTGGGAGGCGTCATCCGCGCCGTCTCCAAGCACGGCGACCTGCTCCGCGTAGCCGTTGCTCACGCCGGCAACGACCATCGGCTCGGCGCCAACGAGGCTCCTCCGGCGATCATCTCGATCTTCCTCGGCGACATGCTCGAGGACATCGTCGACCAGATTGAAAAGGGTGGCGCGAAGACGGCGAAGGCCGGCGGCGAACTGAAGGTCGGCGTCTCCGTCCTTCCGGTCCTTCCCCGCGATCCGGGCGACCGCAACCGGACCAGCCCGTTCGCCTTCACCGGCAACAAGTTCGAGTTCCGCGCCGCTGGCTCGGCCCAGTCGATCGCCGGCCCGATCGTCGTCCTCAACACGATCGTCGCCGAGAGCCTGGACTACCTGGCCACGGAGCTTGAGCAGGCCGTCGCGTCGGGCAAGGATCTCAACACGGAGATCCAGACCTTGCTCCAGAAGGTGATCAAGGAATCGCGCCACATCATCTTCAACGGCGACAACTACAGCGACGCCTGGCACGCCGAGGCCGAAAAGCGGGGTCTGCCCAACCGCCGCTCGACCGTCGACAGCCTCCCCGACTTCGTCTCGAAGAAGTCCGTCGAGCTGTTCGGCAAGTACAGCGTCTTCTCCGAGCGTGAGCTGCACTCGCGGTTCGAGATCTTCCTCGAAAACTACCGCAAGACGATCACCATCGAGTCGCAGTTGACGCTCCAGATCGCCGAGCGGATGATCCTGCCGGCCGCCCTTCGCTATCAGGGCGAAATCGCCGACTCGATCGCCAAGCTCAAGGCCGCCGGCGTCTCGGTCCCCAAGAACCAGACGGCGCTGCTCGACGAGCTCGTCAAGACGATCGACGAACTCCAGGGCGCCTCCGACAAACTCTCCGGCATCATGGAAGACCACGTCGAAGGCGACACGCTGGCGCACGCCAAGCACTCGCGCGAGATCGTCATCCCTGCCATGAACGCCGTCCGCGCCGCCGGCGACAAGCTGGAAACCATGGTCTCCAGCGACCTCTGGCCGCTGCCGACCTACCAGGAAATGCTGTTCATCAAGTGA
- a CDS encoding 3'-5' exoribonuclease YhaM family protein, whose translation MSPSTSTVITRLSDLVDGQEAVCFAALVKVTRGVTKSNQPFIKCLFRDKVASCEAPIWQDHKYFPEAGSWVEGLAYRIHVRSSFNIRFGMQIDLLHVRPTVEEDAADGFNFFDLVESSQYDPQNLLDSIYRRIHKFIQQPHLRELVIRILDANADLFKKMPAAQSMHHNYTGGLLEHVWSMSRVGEMLVEHYASYYNTLNPPFDKGVVMAAIILHDIGKLRELSYHPVEARYTKEGTLLGHILMGRDLVRDVAREIEGFPEETLLCLEHAILSHHGKREFGAPVVPSTIEALLVSYIDDLDAKMNVAARQRLLSKTEDEFTDRVFALDNRRLYKGIPLENADADEDCSD comes from the coding sequence ATGTCGCCATCGACCTCCACCGTCATCACGAGGCTTTCCGATCTGGTGGATGGTCAGGAGGCGGTGTGCTTCGCTGCTCTCGTCAAGGTGACGCGCGGGGTCACCAAGTCGAACCAGCCGTTCATCAAATGCCTGTTCCGCGACAAGGTAGCCTCGTGCGAGGCTCCGATCTGGCAGGACCACAAATACTTTCCCGAGGCCGGCTCATGGGTTGAGGGGCTGGCGTACCGGATTCACGTCCGTTCCAGCTTCAACATCCGCTTCGGCATGCAGATCGACCTGCTTCACGTTCGGCCGACCGTCGAAGAGGACGCCGCCGACGGCTTCAACTTTTTCGACCTCGTCGAAAGCAGCCAGTACGATCCTCAGAACCTTCTGGATTCGATCTACCGCCGGATTCACAAGTTCATCCAGCAACCGCATCTCCGCGAGTTGGTGATCCGAATCCTGGACGCGAACGCCGACCTCTTCAAGAAGATGCCCGCGGCGCAGTCGATGCACCACAACTATACGGGCGGGCTTCTTGAACACGTTTGGAGCATGAGCCGAGTCGGCGAGATGCTGGTCGAGCACTACGCGAGCTACTACAACACGCTCAACCCGCCGTTCGACAAGGGCGTGGTTATGGCCGCGATCATCCTCCACGACATCGGAAAGCTGCGGGAACTCTCGTACCATCCCGTCGAGGCCCGTTACACCAAGGAAGGGACTCTCCTGGGTCATATCCTGATGGGCCGCGATCTCGTCCGCGATGTGGCGAGGGAGATCGAGGGGTTCCCCGAGGAGACCCTGCTCTGCCTGGAGCACGCGATCCTTTCGCACCACGGCAAACGCGAGTTCGGCGCACCGGTCGTCCCCTCGACGATCGAGGCGCTGCTGGTCTCGTACATCGACGACCTGGACGCCAAGATGAACGTCGCTGCTCGGCAGCGGCTGCTCTCGAAGACCGAGGACGAGTTCACCGACCGGGTCTTCGCCCTGGACAATCGCCGGTTGTACAAGGGCATCCCGCTTGAGAATGCCGATGCGGACGAGGATTGCTCGGACTGA
- a CDS encoding phytoene desaturase family protein, with translation MSTTPGGCRPALETLGKMEFVSPVSDLARRRWDVVVVGAGHNGLTAAAYLAKAGKSVLVLESRDRVGGACTIEEVWPGFRLSPCAYLVGLLHPKVIEELKLPQYGFRWTPATAGMFVPFEDGSSIQLWDDDARCEAEIRRLAPVDVEGWRDFCSVKTRLRDLLRPEGDGDLWIGKAPTIEQLDERLGGDHEARHFLFEWSMVECVENYFQDERMQMAYLGQGVIGTNASPHDRGTASIHFHHQSGRLGGVPGQWGYVHGGMGMVSFLLCDIARDLGAVVATGVPVSRIIPGEGVELEGGEKIRADVVVSNADPRATLRMLGDAVDASWKAKVESVPQIGCTLKMNVALKRLPSFKARPGTHRDHHLGQINTPLTKAEWDQGYRAARRGELPSRLWTELYFHTAHDPSIAPEGVHSMSVFAQYVPHTFTEGDWNSRREEVKELALASIGRFCEDLSADILDVQALGPPDVEAKVGLTGGHIFQGECLPAYMWERRLSPRTPMPGVFLCGAATHPGGSVIAVNGRNAAMEILGA, from the coding sequence ATGTCGACCACGCCGGGAGGCTGCCGTCCAGCTCTGGAAACCCTTGGCAAGATGGAGTTTGTGTCGCCCGTCAGCGATCTTGCGCGTCGCCGTTGGGACGTCGTCGTCGTCGGCGCCGGCCACAATGGACTGACCGCCGCGGCCTATCTCGCGAAGGCCGGCAAGTCGGTCCTCGTGCTGGAGTCGCGCGATCGCGTGGGCGGGGCTTGCACCATTGAGGAGGTCTGGCCGGGGTTCCGGCTCTCCCCCTGCGCCTACCTGGTCGGACTCCTCCACCCAAAGGTCATCGAGGAGTTGAAGCTGCCTCAGTATGGCTTTCGCTGGACGCCCGCGACGGCCGGGATGTTCGTCCCTTTCGAGGACGGATCAAGCATTCAACTCTGGGACGATGACGCTCGCTGCGAGGCCGAGATCCGACGACTTGCGCCGGTGGACGTCGAAGGCTGGCGCGACTTCTGTTCGGTCAAGACTCGACTCCGCGATCTCCTCCGGCCCGAGGGAGACGGCGACCTCTGGATCGGCAAGGCGCCGACCATCGAGCAACTCGACGAACGCCTCGGCGGCGATCATGAGGCCCGCCACTTCCTCTTCGAATGGTCGATGGTCGAGTGCGTGGAGAACTATTTCCAGGACGAGCGAATGCAGATGGCCTACCTCGGGCAGGGGGTTATCGGCACCAACGCCAGTCCCCACGATCGGGGGACGGCCTCGATCCACTTCCACCACCAGTCAGGTCGGCTGGGGGGCGTTCCCGGACAGTGGGGGTACGTCCATGGCGGAATGGGGATGGTCTCATTCCTCCTCTGCGACATCGCCCGCGATCTCGGAGCGGTCGTCGCCACTGGCGTCCCGGTCTCGCGGATCATCCCGGGCGAAGGCGTCGAGTTGGAGGGAGGAGAGAAGATCAGGGCCGACGTGGTCGTATCGAACGCTGACCCGCGGGCGACCCTCCGAATGCTAGGCGACGCGGTCGACGCCTCCTGGAAAGCGAAGGTCGAATCGGTCCCTCAGATCGGCTGCACCCTGAAGATGAATGTGGCCTTGAAGCGGCTTCCCAGCTTCAAGGCTCGACCCGGAACGCACCGGGATCACCATCTCGGCCAGATCAACACGCCGTTGACGAAGGCCGAGTGGGACCAGGGTTATCGTGCAGCGCGTCGAGGCGAATTGCCCAGCCGGCTCTGGACCGAGTTGTACTTCCACACGGCTCACGACCCGAGCATCGCTCCCGAAGGCGTTCACTCGATGAGCGTCTTCGCTCAGTACGTTCCGCACACCTTCACCGAAGGCGATTGGAACTCACGACGCGAGGAAGTGAAGGAACTCGCCCTGGCCTCGATCGGCCGATTCTGCGAGGACCTGTCAGCAGATATCCTCGACGTCCAGGCGCTTGGGCCGCCGGACGTCGAGGCGAAGGTTGGCCTCACGGGAGGCCATATCTTTCAGGGCGAGTGCTTGCCGGCCTATATGTGGGAGCGTCGGCTTTCGCCCAGGACGCCGATGCCGGGCGTCTTTCTCTGCGGGGCGGCGACGCACCCGGGAGGGAGCGTCATCGCCGTGAACGGCCGCAACGCGGCGATGGAGATCCTCGGCGCCTGA
- a CDS encoding UDP-glucuronic acid decarboxylase family protein: MRTVITGGAGFVGSHLCERFLAEGDEVLCVDNLLTGSLRNIDHLKTNAKFRFIEHNVSEPIEIDGPVDNVLHFASPASPADYLAHPIPTLKVGALGTHNALGLAKAKDSRFLLASTSEVYGDPDVHPQVEEYWGNVNPIGPRGCYDEAKRFAEAITMAYHRYHGVKTHIVRIFNTYGPRMRLNDGRVLPNFMKQALRGEPITLYGDGDQTRSFCFVTDLVDGIYRLLHSDYALPVNIGNPAEITVAQLAKEIIELVGDTKSQVIHEPLPQDDPKRRRPDITKAQKLLGWNPKVDRADGLKTTLEYFRSVV; this comes from the coding sequence TTGAGAACGGTCATCACGGGCGGCGCAGGGTTTGTCGGGTCGCATCTCTGCGAACGCTTCCTCGCCGAAGGCGACGAGGTCCTCTGCGTCGACAACCTCCTGACGGGCTCGCTCAGGAACATCGACCATCTGAAGACCAACGCCAAATTCCGCTTCATCGAGCACAACGTTTCCGAGCCGATCGAGATCGACGGCCCTGTCGACAACGTGCTCCACTTCGCGAGCCCCGCCAGCCCGGCCGACTATCTCGCCCACCCCATCCCCACGCTCAAGGTCGGCGCCCTCGGGACGCACAACGCGCTGGGGCTCGCCAAGGCCAAGGACAGCCGGTTCCTCCTGGCGAGCACATCCGAGGTCTACGGCGATCCAGACGTCCATCCCCAGGTTGAGGAATACTGGGGCAACGTGAATCCGATCGGCCCCCGCGGCTGCTACGACGAAGCCAAGCGGTTCGCGGAGGCCATCACGATGGCCTATCACCGCTACCACGGTGTGAAGACTCACATCGTCCGAATCTTCAACACGTACGGCCCTCGGATGCGGCTCAACGACGGCCGAGTGCTGCCGAACTTCATGAAGCAGGCTCTCCGCGGCGAACCGATCACGCTCTACGGCGACGGCGACCAGACCCGCAGCTTCTGCTTCGTCACCGATCTGGTGGACGGAATCTACCGTCTGCTTCACTCCGACTACGCCCTTCCGGTGAACATCGGCAACCCCGCTGAGATCACCGTGGCGCAACTGGCCAAAGAAATCATCGAGTTGGTTGGAGACACCAAGAGCCAGGTGATCCACGAGCCCCTGCCCCAGGACGATCCCAAGCGCCGGCGGCCCGACATCACCAAGGCGCAAAAGCTCCTCGGCTGGAATCCGAAGGTCGACCGCGCCGACGGCCTCAAGACGACCCTGGAATACTTCCGCTCGGTCGTCTGA
- a CDS encoding cyclic-phosphate processing receiver domain-containing protein, with product MIESLSASDDKTVASPPVPDSSPAVAAAPESFPDSPSLYRRVLFLDDDRRRAEVFLKRCPQAVWVLTAQDCISRLAESWDEIHLDHDLGGEKYVDVNRDDCGMAVVRWLCAEDRGNLRNARFFIHSYNFSAASLMVECLLQNGYTAEFRPFGFDLVDFLSFEPPPPPNHRRIAWRRLVSLWTRLTGLGPKRRSRVTKAPATRYDKGLSAAREASENGLGTAEPSENQP from the coding sequence ATGATTGAAAGCCTCAGCGCCTCCGACGATAAGACCGTCGCCAGCCCGCCCGTTCCCGATTCCTCGCCGGCCGTCGCCGCTGCGCCCGAATCTTTTCCCGACTCCCCCTCGCTCTATCGCCGGGTCCTCTTTCTCGACGACGATCGTCGCCGTGCTGAGGTTTTTCTGAAGCGCTGCCCTCAGGCGGTCTGGGTGCTGACGGCGCAAGACTGCATCTCTCGACTGGCCGAGAGCTGGGACGAGATCCATCTCGACCACGACCTCGGCGGCGAGAAGTACGTGGACGTCAATCGCGACGATTGCGGCATGGCCGTCGTCCGGTGGCTCTGCGCGGAGGATCGGGGCAACCTCCGGAATGCCCGCTTCTTCATTCACAGCTACAATTTCAGCGCGGCGTCCCTGATGGTGGAATGCCTGCTTCAGAACGGCTACACGGCGGAGTTCCGGCCGTTCGGGTTCGACCTGGTCGATTTCCTCTCGTTCGAGCCCCCGCCGCCCCCGAACCATCGGCGGATCGCCTGGCGACGGCTGGTCTCACTCTGGACGCGCCTGACCGGCCTGGGACCTAAACGGCGATCTCGGGTGACGAAGGCTCCCGCGACCCGCTATGATAAGGGCCTATCGGCCGCCCGAGAGGCGTCCGAAAACGGCCTGGGAACGGCGGAGCCATCGGAGAATCAGCCTTGA